Genomic segment of bacterium:
GACACGGTGCACGTCCGGATCAACGAGGCCACCGGCGCCATGGAGCGCGAGGGGGTGCCCGCGGTGGTCAACCCCTACGACCTCTACGCGCTCGAGGAGGCGCTGCGCCTGCGCGAGGCGCACGGCGGCTCGGTCGCGGCGCTGACCATGGGGCCGCCGCAGGCGGCGGCGGCGCTGCG
This window contains:
- a CDS encoding nitrogen fixation protein FixA, translated to MKIVVCIKQVPDTVHVRINEATGAMEREGVPAVVNPYDLYALEEALRLREAHGGSVAALTMGPPQAAAALR